A section of the Gloeobacter violaceus PCC 7421 genome encodes:
- a CDS encoding molybdopterin oxidoreductase family protein, with product MPTDTLAKTLCPYCGVGCGLEVTADARVRGDRAHPSTLGMVCVKGATVLESIGKDRLLYPMVRARLDEPFRQASWEEALALVVGRLRAASPESLCFYGSGQFVTEDYYVAQKLFKGCLGSNHIDANSRLCMSSAVSGYLQSLGSDGPPACYDDLDLTDCAFLVGTNTAECHPVLFNRLLKHRKQDLNSRLVVVDPRATPTAKAADLHLAIRPGSDIDLFNGIAHLILQWDRADQRFIGAHTQGFAAMAEVVRHYPPEAVARRCGITTAALELAARLWVNSARVLSLWSMGINQSIEGTAKVRALINLHLLTAQIGRPGSGPFSLTGQPNAMGGREAGGLSQLLPGYRSVADPDHRRQVEEHWQLPSGSIAARPGRTAWEMIEALEAGAVEVFWIAATNPAVSLPDLERTKAALLRSPFTVYQDCYYPTETARYAHVLLPATQWSEKTGTMTNSERRVTLCPAFHPPPGEARDDWQIFAEVGRRLGFAEQFAFADAAAVFAEFAALTRGRPCEMTGISHARLEREGPLQWPCPAGSAGTARLYTDWRFATPDARARFAACHARGLAEPPDPEYPFVLINGRLYGHWHTLTRTGRIEKLLNLYPEPFIEIHPRDAGKLGLGEGDWVEVRSRRGAIRLPARLTLAVAPGTVFVPMHWGALWAEAAEVNALTHPESDPISGQPEVKSCAVQLSALP from the coding sequence TTGCCGACTGACACCCTGGCCAAAACTCTGTGTCCTTACTGCGGTGTGGGCTGTGGCCTGGAGGTGACCGCGGATGCGCGCGTGCGCGGCGACCGCGCCCATCCCTCCACTCTGGGCATGGTCTGCGTCAAAGGGGCGACGGTGCTCGAATCGATCGGCAAAGATCGCCTGCTCTACCCGATGGTGCGCGCTCGCCTCGATGAACCTTTCAGGCAAGCCAGTTGGGAAGAAGCGCTCGCTCTGGTGGTCGGGAGGTTGCGCGCCGCTTCCCCGGAGAGCCTGTGCTTCTACGGCTCCGGGCAGTTTGTCACAGAAGACTATTACGTCGCCCAGAAGCTCTTCAAAGGCTGCCTGGGAAGCAATCATATCGACGCCAACTCGCGACTTTGCATGTCTTCGGCGGTGTCGGGTTACCTACAGAGCCTGGGTAGCGACGGCCCGCCCGCCTGCTACGACGATCTCGATCTGACCGATTGCGCCTTTTTGGTGGGCACCAACACCGCCGAGTGCCACCCGGTGCTCTTCAACCGCCTGCTCAAACATCGCAAGCAAGACCTCAATTCCCGGCTGGTGGTGGTCGATCCGCGCGCCACGCCCACCGCCAAGGCGGCGGATCTGCACCTGGCCATCCGACCGGGCAGCGACATCGATCTATTCAACGGCATCGCCCACCTGATCTTGCAGTGGGATCGCGCCGACCAGCGCTTTATCGGCGCCCACACCCAGGGATTCGCGGCAATGGCCGAGGTGGTGCGCCACTACCCGCCCGAGGCGGTCGCCCGCCGCTGCGGGATCACTACCGCGGCCCTGGAACTGGCCGCGCGCCTGTGGGTAAATTCGGCGCGCGTCCTTTCGCTCTGGTCGATGGGCATCAATCAGTCGATCGAAGGCACCGCCAAGGTGCGCGCCCTCATCAACTTGCACCTGCTCACCGCTCAGATCGGTCGGCCCGGATCGGGACCCTTCTCGCTCACCGGCCAGCCCAACGCCATGGGCGGGCGCGAGGCCGGCGGATTGTCGCAATTGCTGCCGGGTTACCGCAGCGTCGCAGACCCCGATCACCGCCGGCAAGTCGAAGAACACTGGCAGTTGCCGTCCGGCAGCATCGCGGCGCGGCCGGGGCGCACCGCCTGGGAGATGATCGAGGCGCTGGAGGCGGGCGCAGTCGAAGTCTTCTGGATCGCCGCCACCAACCCGGCGGTGAGCCTGCCGGATCTGGAGCGCACCAAGGCCGCCCTGCTGCGCTCGCCCTTTACGGTCTACCAGGACTGCTACTATCCGACCGAGACGGCCCGCTACGCCCACGTGTTGCTGCCTGCCACCCAGTGGAGCGAAAAGACCGGCACGATGACCAATTCCGAGCGCCGCGTCACCCTCTGCCCGGCTTTTCACCCTCCCCCGGGCGAGGCGCGCGACGACTGGCAAATTTTTGCCGAGGTCGGCCGCCGTCTGGGCTTCGCCGAGCAGTTCGCCTTTGCCGACGCCGCGGCGGTGTTTGCCGAATTTGCCGCCCTCACCCGGGGGCGCCCCTGCGAGATGACCGGCATCTCCCACGCCCGCCTGGAGCGCGAGGGACCGTTGCAGTGGCCCTGCCCGGCGGGTTCGGCGGGCACAGCGCGGCTTTACACCGATTGGCGCTTTGCGACACCCGATGCGCGCGCCCGCTTCGCCGCCTGCCACGCCCGGGGCCTCGCCGAACCCCCCGACCCCGAGTATCCCTTTGTGCTCATCAACGGCCGTCTCTACGGCCACTGGCACACCCTGACACGCACCGGCCGCATCGAGAAACTGCTCAACCTGTACCCTGAGCCGTTCATCGAAATCCACCCCCGCGACGCGGGCAAACTCGGTCTCGGCGAAGGCGACTGGGTCGAGGTGCGCTCGCGCCGGGGCGCTATCCGCCTGCCGGCCCGCCTCACCCTGGCGGTAGCACCGGGCACGGTCTTTGTGCCGATGCACTGGGGGGCGCTCTGGGCGGAGGCGGCCGAGGTCAACGCCCTCACCCACCCCGAATCAGATCCGATTTCGGGTCAACCGGAAGTCAAAAGTTGTGCAGTACAGCTTTCGGCGCTGCCTTGA
- a CDS encoding globin family protein, producing the protein MALQVKLLEQSFEGVKPNAHAFAASFYDNLFSDFPQTQALFAHSDMQAQQQKLLASLVLVVENLRQPQVLSTALQDLGNRHAGYGIVPEHYPMVGTSLLKTFETYLGDAWTPEVKQAWVDAYGAITGLMLTGAES; encoded by the coding sequence ATGGCCTTGCAGGTAAAGCTGTTGGAACAGAGTTTTGAAGGCGTCAAACCGAACGCCCATGCGTTTGCCGCCAGCTTTTACGACAACCTTTTTTCGGATTTTCCGCAGACCCAAGCGCTGTTTGCCCACAGCGATATGCAAGCCCAGCAGCAAAAATTGCTCGCCTCGCTGGTTCTGGTGGTCGAAAACCTGCGCCAGCCCCAGGTGCTGAGCACAGCTTTGCAAGATCTGGGCAACCGCCACGCGGGTTACGGCATCGTTCCTGAGCACTACCCGATGGTGGGCACTTCACTGCTCAAGACGTTCGAAACTTACCTGGGCGACGCCTGGACCCCCGAGGTCAAACAAGCCTGGGTGGATGCTTACGGTGCCATCACCGGGCTGATGCTCACCGGGGCCGAAAGCTGA
- a CDS encoding type II toxin-antitoxin system VapC family toxin codes for MSHHPLVLVDSGVLFAFYSNTDTHHSRVVRFFANCTSRLLTTPSCVTEVNWLLSRDWRTQNEFLLDLAREVYECVPQLPQDFVRIAELNAQYADLPGDFADLSLVAISERLDIAAVASLDSDFDIYRRYRKQPFVRIL; via the coding sequence GTGAGCCACCACCCACTCGTCCTGGTCGACAGCGGCGTACTGTTTGCTTTCTACAGCAACACCGATACTCACCACAGTCGGGTGGTGCGGTTTTTTGCAAATTGCACAAGTCGGCTGCTAACTACCCCCAGCTGTGTGACGGAGGTGAACTGGTTGCTCAGCCGCGACTGGCGAACCCAGAACGAGTTTTTACTGGATCTGGCTCGCGAAGTCTACGAGTGTGTTCCTCAGCTTCCCCAAGACTTTGTTCGCATCGCCGAGTTGAATGCCCAGTACGCGGATCTTCCTGGGGATTTTGCCGACCTGTCGCTGGTTGCGATCTCTGAGCGACTGGATATCGCTGCCGTCGCAAGCCTCGACAGCGACTTCGATATCTACCGGCGCTACCGTAAGCAGCCGTTCGTCCGCATTCTTTAG
- a CDS encoding HEAT repeat domain-containing protein, whose translation MENSVDQLRVRLASAVVGERIAAALDLRFLPPDEAVPLLQQAAKDPSSLVRVYAAVGLGKQKAPGCFEALEELISRDEVGSVRAEAAGSLGALGDTRAFEVLERTYRADTDWIVRYSAVVALGQLGDGRAFDVLCDALESPVEMTRDAAITGLGALGNPSAVERLLPFVGHPQAEVRRRLAYALGRIADPAGRSALAYLSKDSDPKVAEAAAQALQRLPADTNLADGEAER comes from the coding sequence ATGGAAAATTCGGTGGACCAGTTGCGTGTCCGGCTGGCAAGCGCCGTCGTCGGCGAGCGGATTGCAGCGGCCCTCGATTTGCGCTTTTTGCCGCCCGACGAGGCGGTGCCGTTGCTGCAGCAGGCCGCCAAGGATCCCTCCTCGCTGGTGCGCGTCTACGCGGCGGTGGGGCTGGGTAAACAAAAAGCCCCCGGCTGCTTCGAGGCGCTGGAGGAACTGATTTCCCGCGACGAGGTGGGCTCGGTGCGCGCCGAGGCGGCCGGCTCGCTGGGGGCTTTGGGCGATACGCGCGCCTTCGAGGTGCTGGAGCGGACTTACCGCGCCGACACCGACTGGATCGTGCGCTACAGCGCCGTCGTCGCCCTGGGGCAACTGGGGGATGGGCGGGCTTTCGATGTGCTGTGCGACGCGCTGGAAAGTCCCGTGGAGATGACCCGCGACGCCGCCATTACCGGGCTGGGTGCTCTTGGCAACCCGAGCGCCGTCGAGCGATTGCTCCCCTTTGTCGGCCACCCGCAGGCGGAGGTGCGCCGCCGTCTGGCCTACGCCCTGGGCAGGATAGCCGATCCGGCCGGGCGTTCTGCGCTCGCTTACTTGTCCAAGGACAGCGACCCTAAAGTGGCCGAGGCCGCCGCCCAGGCCCTGCAACGGTTGCCCGCCGACACCAACCTGGCCGACGGCGAAGCTGAACGTTAG
- a CDS encoding DUF3598 family protein, whose protein sequence is MSDSTSQWERLLMNLGAWKGSFTRIAPTGEQLEDLPSLVSLEGLDDNLTIHQVVRLTSPVDGSVVSEKAFRYSSLSQSILFFPDGAFCQGSMQIAPLTEFGAEFGFIAGKRRLRLVQLYDTDHQLSRITLIREHLEGRPEAESPPLIVEALLGEWKGEALSLYPDYQPPTVAQTSLTVERRGDQLVQQLRSGDFDWSSTARIEGTRLLFDEGLQPVQVLLLAGGASCTGPLVHTWGKPVFLEVGWLVEPGLRQRIVRRFGAKGEWVSLTLVTERRI, encoded by the coding sequence ATGAGCGATTCGACTTCTCAGTGGGAACGTCTGCTGATGAACCTCGGAGCCTGGAAAGGCTCGTTTACGCGCATCGCGCCCACCGGCGAGCAGCTGGAGGATCTGCCGAGCCTGGTGAGCCTGGAGGGCCTCGATGACAACCTGACCATCCACCAGGTCGTGCGGCTTACCTCGCCCGTCGACGGCTCGGTGGTCAGTGAAAAAGCCTTCCGCTACAGTTCCTTGAGCCAGAGCATCTTGTTTTTCCCGGACGGTGCTTTTTGCCAGGGCTCGATGCAAATTGCCCCTCTTACCGAATTCGGCGCCGAGTTCGGCTTCATCGCAGGCAAACGGCGGCTGAGGCTGGTACAGCTTTACGACACCGATCACCAGCTGTCACGGATCACGCTGATCCGCGAGCACCTCGAAGGCCGTCCTGAGGCAGAGTCACCGCCGCTTATCGTCGAAGCGCTCTTGGGCGAGTGGAAAGGAGAAGCGTTGAGCCTCTATCCGGACTACCAGCCGCCCACCGTGGCGCAGACGTCCCTTACCGTCGAGCGCCGGGGAGACCAGCTGGTGCAACAGTTGCGCTCGGGCGATTTCGACTGGAGTTCCACCGCCCGCATCGAGGGGACGCGCCTGCTGTTTGACGAAGGCTTGCAGCCCGTGCAGGTGCTTTTACTGGCGGGTGGCGCTTCCTGCACTGGTCCACTCGTCCACACCTGGGGCAAGCCGGTGTTTCTGGAGGTGGGCTGGCTGGTGGAGCCGGGACTGCGCCAGCGGATAGTCCGCCGCTTCGGTGCCAAGGGCGAGTGGGTAAGCCTGACCCTGGTCACCGAGCGCCGGATTTAG
- the menA gene encoding 2-carboxy-1,4-naphthoquinone phytyltransferase has translation MSGSPLRPWLNSFNPLIYTASVIPILVGTAFAWWQGGVFDLQRFALTLAGLVFVHAWINLTNDVFDWDTGVDRNKLNSLVRTTGSRSQVLWVGNIFLSIGYVCFWALQDWWLLAFGSLGIFLGYAYQGPPFRLAYKGLGEWISSSCFGPIAVLTATRAQTGSWELGALLAGIAVGSWTATILYAHHFYQYEDDREFDKRTPVVRWGPELAAKRFWWVISPSYVVLLLAVIGGFLPWTVLAALATIPLAVSLVSFVRENATNPAVVVGALPLAARFHLVSGALLTLGLLAGTLLPR, from the coding sequence GTGTCCGGCAGCCCCCTCAGGCCCTGGCTGAACAGTTTCAATCCGCTGATTTATACCGCCTCGGTCATCCCGATTCTGGTGGGCACGGCCTTCGCCTGGTGGCAGGGGGGCGTGTTCGACCTGCAGCGCTTTGCTTTAACCCTCGCCGGGCTTGTCTTCGTACACGCCTGGATCAACCTCACTAACGACGTGTTCGACTGGGACACCGGTGTGGACCGCAACAAGCTGAATTCGCTGGTGCGCACCACCGGCAGCCGCTCCCAGGTGCTCTGGGTGGGCAATATTTTTTTGAGCATTGGGTACGTGTGCTTCTGGGCGCTGCAGGACTGGTGGCTACTCGCTTTCGGCAGCCTCGGCATCTTTTTGGGGTACGCCTACCAGGGACCGCCCTTCCGCCTGGCCTACAAGGGTCTGGGCGAGTGGATCAGCAGCAGTTGCTTTGGACCAATCGCGGTGCTCACCGCCACCCGCGCCCAGACCGGCAGCTGGGAACTGGGGGCGCTCCTGGCGGGAATCGCCGTGGGCAGTTGGACCGCCACGATTCTCTACGCCCACCACTTCTACCAGTACGAGGACGACCGGGAATTCGACAAGCGCACCCCGGTGGTGCGCTGGGGACCGGAACTGGCTGCAAAGCGCTTCTGGTGGGTGATTTCTCCTTCCTACGTTGTCCTCCTTCTAGCCGTGATTGGCGGCTTTTTGCCCTGGACGGTGCTGGCGGCGCTGGCGACCATTCCCCTGGCGGTTTCGCTGGTAAGCTTCGTGCGCGAAAATGCAACGAACCCGGCCGTGGTAGTGGGGGCTCTGCCGCTCGCGGCGCGCTTTCACCTGGTCAGCGGCGCCTTGCTCACCCTGGGTTTGCTCGCGGGGACGCTGTTGCCGCGCTAA